In Chitinophaga sp. H8, the sequence TGAAAAAGATCGCATATGGAATACTGGTACTGTTAGGTGTAACGGTACTGGTATTCTTCCTGTTCAACGTACTTCCGGGCGACCCTGCCCGTCTTACCCTGGGGCAAAGGGCAGATGTGGCCTCCCTGGAAAATGTGCGCCGGGAACTACACCTGGATAAGCCCCTGCCTGTTCAATTCATTTTGTACCTTAATGATTTATCACCTATCGGTGTACACACACAGCAGGAGGCCACTGCTAATCTCAAGTATGTAACCCTGGCTCATTTGCCAGCCGGAAAGATCCTGGTGTTAAAAACGCCTTACCTGCGCCGCTCTTACCAGGGCAAAAAAGATGTGTGGGAAATACTGACAGAGGCGTTGCCGGGTACACTTATACTGGCTACTACAGCAATGATCTTTGCTACGGTAGTGGGAATAGGCCTTGGCGTACTGTCTGCTGTAAAGCAAAATACCTGGATGGATACCGGGGCTGTTTTTGCCAGTGTGACCGGCATTTCAGCGCCCTCTTTCTTTGCCGGTATAGTGTTGGCCTATCTGTTTGGCTTTGTTTTAAGTAGTTATACCGGTTTGCATATGACCGGCAGCCTGTATGATATCGACCCGTTTGCCGGGCGTACCCTTAATCTGCGTAACCTCATTTTACCGGCTATCACCCTGGGAATAAGACCCCTCGCTATTATTGTGCAACTTACCCGCAGTGCCATGCTGGACGTATTGCACCAGGATTATATCCGTACCGCCTATGCCAAAGGGCTGGGCAAACAAACCGTAATCTGGAAGCACGCCTTGCGTAATGCGCTCAACCCCGTGATTACCGCTATTACGGGCTGGTTTGCAGAATTGCTGGCGGGGGCCTTCTTTGTGGAATATATCTTTGGATGGAAAGGCATCGGTAAGGTAACCGTGGATGCCCTCGATAAATTTGATTTCCCGGTAGTAATGGGAGCCGTATTGTTTACAGCTGGTATCTTTGTACTCGTAAGCCTGTTGGCAGATATCCTGTATAGCTGGGTAGACCCCCGTATAAAATATAATTAAGCATTTCAGGAGTGTAAACTATTTATAATCAGCCAGATAAGATAAATCTGCTATTTTTCTTTCAGCAGTTTGTAACAAAGTGTATAAGCAGTCGTCTTCTTGTTATAAAGCATTGAAAACAACAATTTAAAAGTTTAGTTTCCTTCGTCTATGTCCTTAGAATTGTTTCTTTCCGAAGTTGTTCCTGTCAGGCAAAAGCTGTATCGCTTTGCATTCCGCCTGCTGGGGAATGAGGAAGATGCAAAGGATATCATACAGGATGCTTTATTGAAAGTATGGCACCAGCAGGAAAGAATGGCAGAGCTGCAAAACCTGGAGGCCTGGTGTATGCGTATCGTGCGCAACCTGGCATTGGATAAGATCAAGTCGAAGAAATACCGGCAGGCTGATGAGCTGGACAAGGCAGGGGAGTTGCCGGCATTGCATCAGCAAAGCCCGCATACCGTAGCCGAACAGCAGGATACCATGAAACGGGTACATGCGGTGATTAATGCCCTGCCGGAAAAATACCGCTCTATTATCCAGTTGAGGGATATGGAAGGCTGCTCCTACCAGGAGATTGCAGAAATTCTGGATATAGATCTGAATGAGGTGAAAGTGAATTTACACCGTGCCCGTAAAACGGTACGGGAGAAACTACAAAATATGCATGTGTATGGATTACAGTGAAATCAGTGCCCTGGTAAATAAATACTGGGA encodes:
- a CDS encoding RNA polymerase sigma factor; the protein is MSLELFLSEVVPVRQKLYRFAFRLLGNEEDAKDIIQDALLKVWHQQERMAELQNLEAWCMRIVRNLALDKIKSKKYRQADELDKAGELPALHQQSPHTVAEQQDTMKRVHAVINALPEKYRSIIQLRDMEGCSYQEIAEILDIDLNEVKVNLHRARKTVREKLQNMHVYGLQ
- a CDS encoding ABC transporter permease, with protein sequence MIRYTLKKIAYGILVLLGVTVLVFFLFNVLPGDPARLTLGQRADVASLENVRRELHLDKPLPVQFILYLNDLSPIGVHTQQEATANLKYVTLAHLPAGKILVLKTPYLRRSYQGKKDVWEILTEALPGTLILATTAMIFATVVGIGLGVLSAVKQNTWMDTGAVFASVTGISAPSFFAGIVLAYLFGFVLSSYTGLHMTGSLYDIDPFAGRTLNLRNLILPAITLGIRPLAIIVQLTRSAMLDVLHQDYIRTAYAKGLGKQTVIWKHALRNALNPVITAITGWFAELLAGAFFVEYIFGWKGIGKVTVDALDKFDFPVVMGAVLFTAGIFVLVSLLADILYSWVDPRIKYN